GGTGAAGACAGCAGGgttgaggacacaaccctgcgaGGTGCCTTTGTTGAGCTTTCCTATCCTCATCACCTGGGTGGGGTGGTGAGGAGATCCATGAATAGCATCCTTACATAAGTGTTAGGTTGCTGCAGATGAGAAAAAGCGATGTGAAGTGCCAACGAGACAGTCACCTTTGTAGAGCAATTGTCTCCGTAGATGAACTGCAGACTGTACAGGCCAGCAGCGATGGCGTCCTTAATGTACTTCTGGAGGATGCtctcgaagcacttcatgatgacaggCATCAGTGCTACAAGACGGTAATCATTGAAgcaagtaatgttttttttcggGGCGCATAGGCACAATAATGGAGGATTTCAGCCAGGGACgttggagagctgcagggagaagtTAAATATGTCCAGAAAACCCCTGCAATTTGGTCAGCATATCATTTTTGCGTCCAACTTTACACCATGTCTGAGCATGCAGCCGTGTGAATGTTGATCTCCTTAAGGGTagaggtcacttggtgcagcTGTAGTATGAGAGGCTGTTGCTGCACCATCTTTCTCATCTGGCTGAGAAGGATGTTCACACCTTCTCATGTTTGGAGAGTTGGAGATCTGTTTAAGATTTTTCGGGAAGAGTCAGGTAATTTCTGAGGTGCAGATTTCTGTGCTTATAATCCGTGATGgtcctgatgcctctccacatgttACATGGGTGGTTATTGTTGAAGTGTTCCAGCTGGATACGCTTGTTAGGAGAGCCATGTCCATCCTGGGATGCCCTCTGGGCCTAGTGCAGGTGGTGGAAGGACAGTAAGGAAAATCACATCACTAATGAGCAATATCctcaccccatgcatggagttGTCCTAGATGCTTTAGGAGCGTTTCCGCAGGTCGTTCCTACtggctgctgttagactttataatctctccTAATCACAAGAGACTTaaaaactgtttacatcatgCGATTGGTTGCAAACGTTCTGATCCGATCATTAATCGTTCACACTGTTTCCAGATGCTATGGTAACTTGCACACACCATAGCTAGCTTAGCTTCaggatgctgctgcactatcatgcatattgcatatcgTATTATTGTGTGTAAATAGACTGGAGTGTTTTCTACTGTTAAATATAttccactgtgcaatatttatgCTGGTATTTACTTTACTATGGTGTTTCTTGagagctaattttagattagactagtttgttcttttttttcttcctcttttcattGGTAATAATTGCGTttaactgtctgtgtgtttaccactgtcacacctgaatttcctcTTTGCGTGACCAGAAAGGAattttttcttatcttatcttatcagcCTAAATGATGCACCATTCTTATGAAAATGATTATTTCCTTGGATGTTTCAATCTTAGTAGTAGTATATATAAgttgtactttgtttaattcagGCACAGTTTCTGTAGTAAATTCTGGTTGTTGCTGTAGTAAACTCTGGTTGTTACTAAGTGTAATTAtatcagttttattaaaaatttatatatattcatCATGCtggttatttattattattattattatttgttccTAAATGTCTTCATTGCCCTTTCTCAGAATATCTGTCAGACCTGCTTCCTGCCGCTCTTGCTCAGGTCGGCAGATCAGTTTGTTCCCAGACCTCACTTCCTGTGTCATCACATCAGAACTATTGAACTAATTACCCTTACATAACAGGCAGTCCTActcactttttttattatcttctttcaaaacacatttttctctgGCTTCTTACACAGTTGGAGATGGATAAATGATTAGCAATTCctgcacagaaatatctgtCACTCTTAGAAGATAGTAAATGTTAGAAACAattgtgttttctacttctacagCTAGTAAACATGGCAGAGGAGCGCAACACGACcttctagagtctaggagaatactGCTATTTCGGAGGAAAAGCCGTACGGAGCGTAACTGCTGCAGACGTTGTGTCCACACGTCTCATTTCTGCGCAGAATGTAAgtgcgtcaagcataaagcaaTCTTTAACTGACAGCTATGCTCACGTCAGTCCTGATAGGTCAGTTGATCCCGTCAGATACCGTTCCTCCTAAATCAGACAGGAGAAACACACCCATTATATTTTGAAATATAGGCAACCTACCTCGTTTCCTTGCAACTTCTTGATTTAATGAAAACCTTTCTAAATCTAGATCTGtgagagttatgaataattttggactttattcagtgatttgttttttcacatttgagATCTGTTTCACATGATCCATGCAGTCTATTTCAAGAACCTTAAATGTCCCTACTCATAGCCTAACTCTGTTGCCTTTTGTAAGGCTCCTTGGATTATATTTCTAGTTTTAACTAGTTGACCACTGAGGAACCAAAATGTACCAAATGgtgttattaatttaaattttttccccctctttgaTACAtctatgtttgtgtttgtttgatcTCCAATTAACTGTAGCAGGTATTTGAATGTCCAGGGTTAGGTTTGCTCAAAATGTTTGTTCTATGCCACACATCATAACTATTAGCGCATTTGTCTTTCTCCACCTTTCCTGTCCAGGAACAGCTTTACTCTCAGGAAGACCTGACAGCACAAAAGATGGAAATGTTGGCAcacatttccatttttattatatatatatatatgaaaatgtATGAGGGCTGGATTGAAAATTATCTATACGTTATTTAGAATATTATATTACAGTTAACGTCACTTAATATATTGTAATACAGTGAACAGTGTATCTCTACACATGTCATTGTATGTTTGGGgcttgcaacaacaacaaaaacaacgtgAAAATCCATTAAGTATTTGGCGAGTTTTGCTTGAATAAAGGTGCTGACAGTTCACTGCTTCAAGTAAATACTGAGCGGAGCTGCTGACcaccccaagatggcggccccaaATCTCGTCAGCACCCGTAGGCAATAACGGtagatgcggggtctactctttataatGTCTATTTGTGCCTATGGGTCATGCTGCCGGTACAGACTCTCGGGTATGCAGTTGCTTACCCTGTAAAACATCCCTCCTGTCATACAAAACACGCCACTGAGGATTAGGGGACAGTCTAGGCATGTTTACCAGCTCGACCCTTTGCTGTCCTTCCCCCTGACAAACGCGCATACGCGGTAATACTTCCGGGTTCTTCGTCCTTTGTTCTCAGGTCAGAAGCCACTGTGTTGGTGAAGCCGAAAGAGCAGCAGCCGCTACAgttgatgaagtctggaaagaagtccagcagcttgGAGCTCAAccgagaaactggagggaagcaggagctcaaaaaGGACGAAGCAGAGGACGCACCAAATGATGGAGGATGTTTTCCAAACCAGAGTTCTGCAGAACCGATTAGGTTTGTAAATTTGCTTCTTCATGGATGGTAGTTAAGggttaggagccgttttcagcaagCTGATAGATCAGATGCGCCCATCCGTTCATAGATGTTTCGTTAATCCTCAATGGGCAAATTAGTGTGTCCGGTATTATCATCtaataattacaaaaataagAAAGTTATACATGTGATTCACGTGTTCAGCAGGATGTGCTGTGCAGCTTTCGTGTTTTTGGTTAGTTCTTATCACTCCTCTTGATGTGATCAGCGTGCAGAAACAAAACTAGTGCTGCAGTGTTCGTGGGAAGATGCTAATTTAACAACACCCTGCACTAAAAGAGCCAGTTTAAGGCCTGGTCGCTTAAAAGAGCGACTTTagagcctgctgctgctgcagtaaaCAACCACACATACATCAAGCTGAATGTTGGGAGTCGCATTTAGAAAGCGCTGTAACCTCTGTGAATGGTCGGAGATAGACGACAGCTGTCAGTCAGTCCTGCTGTTCTGTTCAGAACAAGACAGGATGTCAGGTCAGCACACAGGTAGCACAAACTGATGGCTGTAGCTCTTAGACAACCGAGTACGTTGTTCTCAACAAGTTGCCTTTCGTTATCAGGTACAGCCGTTTCCCCCAAGAGTTGTTAAACATGGTGCAGAATAGTCAGGCTCCAGCCTTAAACCTTTCCTACTCCTCTTTGTTGAACAGAATTTCTTCCCCCTCTTGgaatttaaagttttgtttttttttgtaattttatttgcCCTGTTTGACAGTTTCATATTTTCCGTAACCAtttcatttctgtctgttttgtttcttgctcTTTTGTGAACTGGCTGTACTCTGTGGGTAGTATAACTGAAGACATgtacattgtgtaaaaaaaactaacaaaaaaagtgtTACAGTGCTCATCCAAATTTTCACtgcaaaatgtaatatttctgCCAAAAGATACACAATGATGAAATTTGTCGGCAAAAAACACGCAAAGCTTAAGAAACTGGGGGATACATTAGTACACAGGAAAATCATGAGAACATAGTTTTAAACTGACTGCAGACGTATTCCTAACAACGTTTCAACTGGAACTTCAGAAGGGACATGGACAATTTTGTTTGATCTTAAAGGGTAgctcacccccaaatcaactaGTTTTTGCCAATTAAccgttaacatggttgtcttatagtactgtctacatatcctggtcattattttgacaaattagtgctaattttttttaaaatcctgcttttgtgtctaaaatcggcagtgtggcgccctcctagggttaaacAGTGGTCTTGGATTGAATTTCAAATTtgtattgctattggttcaaaggtttttatgacataatttggagaaactgagGTCTGTAGCGCTGCTGCTGGGGGATAAGGCAAGACGTTTAAGATTTAATCAGTAGGTTTAACTATCAGGAATTGCCATTATATATCCATAACGTCATTTTAAGTAGTTGTAATGTCACTGTGAATTTTGATTTAAGATCTAATTAATGTCATTCTGATTAGTTAAAATTAATAACAGATTTCTATAATACGAACAACACATGGATGGCAAAATCTAACCAGGCAAAACTGAATTTCAGATATCTGTAATTagagttttgactagtcaaaatatatttaccgatattttgaatgttttgaCTAGACAAAATGATGTTGCAGATATCAGTAATTTATATCCAGTCTAGCGATTAAATGTTAATGGCCTATGTTTCAtaggcagacagctgctgcctcaaACTGATAAAGCTCTGTCCCTCTGGGTTCCACAGAGCCTCCCTCAGCCTCCGGTGACAAGGGGGtgaaaatcctccacctcaaaagaccgaACCATGGTGTAACTACTAGCGTATTCACTCTCAGTGATTTAATATGGCAAATCAAGTTAGCTGCTGTCCCCCACCCTGAACACAGCCCCACTCCCCCTTTCCCATGTATCACCGCCCGCTTTGatgtaatttttcaaatttgtctaGGGGCGGGATTAATGCtttaaatcaactttaaatCAAACCAAATTCTAATTCCTGCACAATGTTTTTACTACTGAAAGCAAGTTGCATTTCCAATATTGCATATTTTGGTTGAATTTATTGAGGCTTCTTCTCTTAACCTCCCTGAAACTTTACTCGTGTCAGGCAGTTTCGGTTtcctaaaataagaacagtcATAAAATGCACAAAGAATCGCAACCAGAGTGAAGCGAATGCAGACAATGAAGCCCTAGAGTtatcttaaaaaatatataataaccgTCATGTCCTTAAGCCTTGCTGATCTGACGGCTCAatttcacataaataaatatttttttgttgtgcatTAAAGAAGTATATGCAAATCCTTAGCAACTAACAGACGCATTTTTAAGTCAAAGTTATttgttgttaatgtttttattgttaatgattttattatgttatttattttatttttcttcctgcttctcgGTAAAGGTGGACGCTTCTCTATTCTCTCCTATCTTCCTTTCTCGGGTCTCCCTCCCCCATTTCCCTGCCTGCTTCTATCAATCTTTTTTGGAGCTTCTTTCTACATATCTTCCAAACTATTTTGGCTGTTTGGAATCTCCATTGAGAAAGAGCCAGCTAGACTTATAGCAATTACCACCCCATAGCACTCAGTCCGATCATGATGAAATGCTTTGAGAGGCTGGTGAACGACCATATCATCTCCAGTCTCCaactttttttggtttgttgctacattcctgacaaatgacGACTActaatatttataatgtttctcttttgtcttctgcgctatattaaaattttcaatCTATATTTCACAAACCACCTGCttcacagaaaaacacattatttcagATATTATTGTGAATCAATTGAGGGATCATATGAGATTGTGCACATGAGCTaaactgtcagttcctgagtttcgttttttttttttaagtgttgatCAAAgctatttctttaaatttaatcTTTACCATCGTTGTAACATTGTCAAGATAAAGTTGTTCATATTTcttgtaatgtgtttcagtgttggctgtacatgttaaagaagaggctcctgaagaacagagtcctgaggtgGACCAGCAGGATTTAGAGCCCCTCCAAATAAAGGAGGAACCTGGGGTGAATGCTGCTCCTATCAAGGGTAAGAATTTGTTTAGGTGGTTTATGTGGCAGCTAAACTCACTGGGTTCATTCGTATCTGATCACACAAAATCAGCTGCATCCAACTCTACATGCCCCGATCCGATTTCTTCAGAACATATGGGCTTTGACTCGAGTATCCAGCGACAGGTCTCCTGACCCGCTAGATCAAGTATTCATGCTAGAATATGCCGGTCTATGAGTAAACACTAAACTGCACTTTCTGCTCAAAGAAGTTCAGCCAAgatgtgttttcattttcttttcttttttttgtacttcaaaactttgttttaaaatgctttctTGTTTGTGTACGTTAAAGTCTGTGCACACAAAATGCGAGCCTGTGTGATGAAAGTTTGCACATTAGTACTGTATTACAGGTCAGTTTATGATTTAACCATTTTAGTTGGTATTTCCCTGAAACGGAAGTATTTTACTTTGCCACCATGTCTCACTTCTTTTCTGTCTCATATGACTTTTCTGTCAAATTGCTGTGTAGATCCGACCAAAAAAGACCCCTGGACTATCTTGGTCGGATAGTCAGCAATGCAGTAACTGAAAGTTGTgttcgtcaagctaataacagctagtgtTAGCTGATGTTGTCCGGGTGGTTTACTACTTCACTGCCGCAGATAACAGGAACCttactgacctttttatgttactctcaaacatctgtgtcgtactgttagcttagcatttaGCACTGTTCAGCATTTCgtttttcttgtctgtctgcctgcctgcctgggAAAGTTCCTCTGAACAAggcttttgtgtttatcttgtcTATAAAGAGGgtcatttgttttcttctggctgttttACACATGTTAGCAGACATTAAAActcccagcagcagctcaaTATTTGGGTGAGGTGATTCGTGGATCGATCCGAAGTGGAGGGGGTGGATAATTGCTGGATTCCAAGAGATGTGCCCTTCTGGGCAGAAGAATAGGCAGTCGTCCAGGGTGAGCATGCCTCCAGAGTGTTAACCCTACTGTCACTGACTGACAACGAGGATCGACCCAGCGGCTCTTCAACCCCATCAACCTCTCCTAACTTCACAGAAACCCCTATCAAAAAGACCAACCACGAAAAGGAAAAGTGCAGTGACACCACTTGAGGACCACATCATTTCTGGTTTAGAAAACATAAACCCAACGAACACTGACGACGAGTCGTGTTATTTTTAGCGCAGTACAGTTTGCATGTTATCAAAATTACATTGTCATTGAAAGCTGAGattacagagagaaaaaagatctTGCTGATATTAGAAGAACTCATAGATAACCCAAATGCACAGGAACGAAAAGTTCAACATCAACCCCTTCCATTTAAATCCCTCAACACCCCCCGGTAAAACTATGCCACGGCATCAATGGCAAGTTTCCACACCTTTTGATCACCCCCAATATTATTAGGAGTTCATGCACCACATGAACCAAACAGGACAGACATAGACACACACAATCAATAAATATCTCAATAAACCGTGCACTTTCCCATGGTGGGAGCTCATACATACAGAAAACAGATAGTGAAGCAGGGATCAGCTTGTTTGAGCAGCAACTGCAGCTTTTCATCTACTGCCCAGCTTGTTTATACTGGTGAATTGTCAGGTAAATACTCTCATGTAAACACTCAATCTTGTAAGCCCAGTAGTCTACAGTAGGACCTTCTACGCAGTCAGTATgtcagatgaaaaaaataaatagaaatctgaTTGGAGAGGGAAGGATAAAACTCAAATGGTGTCTTGggctttattaaacaaaagCTGGATGTACAGAGATACGTCCATGTGAATCGTATGACTGTGAGACTGAATAGGACGTCTAATAGagattgttttaaaagaaagattaaaaatgctaaataaatcatGAATCCAATTTCAGTGTAGTTTCTGTGAAAAAGTTTTAATGGTTTCCTCCTTTTCTATGCGTATCCTGCTCCTGTTTAAGCTGTGTGACTATAGTGCTTGAAATATCCCAATATATAActtagtattgtttttttttaacaattgctATTCACTAAACAGTTCTGACATTGCACAAAATTACAATAGCTATACacattttatgataaaaatgtattctgatGTAGATAAAGACATTggaactgtgtttttttttgtttttttcgttTATTTGCACATCATTGATTATTGGATATTAAAACATAGTTTTAACAGAAATGGCAAAGAAGGCATtgaggacatttaaaaaattgttGCTTTTAATGCAATGTAATGACTTGCTCAACTTAGGAGGCTTATTGTTTATATTCCCATGCCTGATTTAGTTGTAGGTTGTTCTGCATGAGTCTTGTACAGTAATAACAAggacttttattatttttttgttgtctgggTCATGTTGCCATGAATGATAATCATACAAAATTCTAGACAGGGACCAACATGGGTCAGAGCCCCTGCAGAACTGGTCTTGGCCCCCATACTGAAGTCATAATGCCAAGTCAGTTTCTTCGGATGATATGTGcttgcacagaaaaaaatattccctTTGTAGTTCAGAGGAGAAAATTTCCCCTTGGGCACATTTAATTTTCTGTACCTATTGTTAACtaataattatcaatttatTTCTCTAATTCTAATCCTTACCTGGTTGTACCATTGTCAAGACTTTCTTATTCATaatgcatgtaatgtgtttcaatgcAGTTGTTAAAGAAGAGGTCCCTGAAGTGCAGAATCCTGATGTCCAACAGCGGGAGCTGGGgctcctccacataaaggaggaaagccaggaaggagagcagctgaaTTTGAAGGAGGAAACTGAAGATCCCAGGTTTCCAATAATTGTTGATACTAAGAGTGAAGATGATGAAGAGAAACCTCACTTTGatcaacagcaaacagaagTCAGAGATTTTCCAACCAGCGGTTCAacttttaaagtaaatattaaaGAGGAGGACTCTGGGACAGCAGAATCCAACAGGTCCCCAAATCTAAATACATGCACTCCCAAATGTTCAGAGGCTGAAGACTGtgaagatgatggagaggatGTTGATGTGAACCTTCATAAATCTCAGCTTAAAGACTTGATTCATAAATCTCAGCTTAAAGACTTGACAGACACTGAAACTGAAGACAGTGAGGAGGATTGGATGTGTGGAGAAAGAATTGTCAGCAGATTTTCTCGACAGAATCACTTGGCATGTCATCTGGGATTAACGTCAGTTTCCATTAATGAGAAATGTTGCAGAGACAAAAGAAATTCACTGAAATTTGCAGTTgaagaaagtaaaaatttaaactttGTTTGTGATGCTTGTGAAAAAAGATTTCCTGTTAagtcacatttaaacagacacatgagaagcCACACCGGCGAGAAACCCTTTGGTTGTGATGTCTGTG
The DNA window shown above is from Fundulus heteroclitus isolate FHET01 chromosome 14, MU-UCD_Fhet_4.1, whole genome shotgun sequence and carries:
- the LOC105934805 gene encoding gastrula zinc finger protein XlCGF57.1 isoform X2, encoding MMEDVFQTRVLQNRLVLAVHVKEEAPEEQSPEVDQQDLEPLQIKEEPGVNAAPIKVVKEEVPEVQNPDVQQRELGLLHIKEESQEGEQLNLKEETEDPRFPIIVDTKSEDDEEKPHFDQQQTEVRDFPTSGSTFKVNIKEEDSGTAESNRSPNLNTCTPKCSEAEDCEDDGEDVDVNLHKSQLKDLIHKSQLKDLTDTETEDSEEDWMCGERIVSRFSRQNHLACHLGLTSVSINEKCCRDKRNSLKFAVEESKNLNFVCDACEKRFPVKSHLNRHMRSHTGEKPFGCDVCGKRCTSKSSLNAHISIHNGEKRFVCDVCGRRCTSKSNLNSHMKIHTGEKPFGCDVCGKRFGFQSTLKKHVRIHTGEKPFGCDACDKRYSSKSDLNRHMILHTEEKPFSCEGCGKRFSANSLLKTHMRSHTGEKPFVCDVCGKRCSTKSDLKKHIRIHTGEKPFGCDACGKRCTSKSNLNAHMTIHTGEKPFGCEACGKQFAIKSRLKLHMGIHMGEKPFGCDACGKRCSSKSDLNRHMRIHTGEKPFGCDTCGKRFAFKSNLNGHMRIHTATV